CTCAAATGCACTCACGTGTGTTCCCGAAACGCGCTGTCGTACGCGTTCAAGGCGAAAAGCAAATCGGGACGATCCGTATGACGGAACTGCGGGAACCGATATTCGACGGGCGGCATTCCCGTACCGAACGACTTATCGGAGCGGAAGCACTGGAGCGCATCAAATCGGCTAAGGTCGCCGTCGTCGGGCTCGGCGGCGTCGGTTCCTTCGCAGCCGAATCGCTCGCCCGCGCCGGAATCGAACGATTCGTGCTCCTTGACAGCGACTGCGTTACGGAAAGCAACATCAACCGCCAAAACATCGCGTTATATTCTACGGTCGGAAAGCTCAAAACGGACGTCCTTCGCCGCCGGATTCTCGACATCAATCCCGGCGCGGATATCACCGTTTATCCGATATTCTACGGCAAAGACACGGCGCGCGACGTCGATTTTTCCGGCTGCTCATATATCGCCGACGCCATCGACAACGTTACCGGTAAGTTGCTGCTCGTCGAAACCGCCGCGCGCCTCGATATTCCGCTCATCAGCGCAATGGGTGCGGGCAACAAGCTCGACCCGTCCCGATTCGAAATTGCCGACATTTACGATACGTCCGTCTGCCCGCTCGCACGCGTTATGCGCCGCGAACTGAAAAAACGCGGCGTTCCGGCACTGACCGTTGTCTATTCAAAAGAACCGCCGTACGCTGCGACATTCGATACGGCAACGGCAGCCGCTCAAACGGCAGCCTCCGCCGATACCGCGGCTTCCGGGGAATCGCCGGATATCCGGGTACTGCGGGAAATCACGGGTAACCCGCCGATAAGCCGGACTCCGCAAAAAAACACAGGTAACCCGCCGCCCCGGCTTGCATCTTCGCCCGGCTCGTATCGGAAACCCGTTCCCGCGAGCATTTCGTTCGTACCTGCAGCCGCCGGTTTACTCATGGCATCCCGCATCATTACGGACATCGCCAGCCTGTAATCCTCCCGCCGACGAAACGCAGAACGACGAGCACAAGCCTCCCCAATCAGCCGAATAAAAAAATCAGCCGATTCTTGCCTGAAAAATCTGCCGATGCAGCCAATCCGAGGCAAATTCGCTTCATTTTCTCCCATAATATATATGCCGATTGAGCGGTAAGTCGCGAACACATTCAATGTGACTTTATACGCTGAAATACGGGTTGCAGGATACGCAACTATTCGCTGAGCCGCGACGGCGCTTTCGGCCAACGCTGCCCGGTTGCCAGAACTCGCGGATTATTTGTTAAGCCGCGCCGGTTATCGTAATTTCCGCTCGGAGCGGCTTTATACAGGAGAGACCATGAACGCAGATTTTCCCCGCTGGGAAGACGTTACCATCACCAACGACTTCTTCTTCGCCTACTCGATGCTTCACGACACCGAACTGTGCCGCCTCCTTCTGCGCACCCT
This sequence is a window from Treponema brennaborense DSM 12168. Protein-coding genes within it:
- a CDS encoding tRNA threonylcarbamoyladenosine dehydratase, with product MTELREPIFDGRHSRTERLIGAEALERIKSAKVAVVGLGGVGSFAAESLARAGIERFVLLDSDCVTESNINRQNIALYSTVGKLKTDVLRRRILDINPGADITVYPIFYGKDTARDVDFSGCSYIADAIDNVTGKLLLVETAARLDIPLISAMGAGNKLDPSRFEIADIYDTSVCPLARVMRRELKKRGVPALTVVYSKEPPYAATFDTATAAAQTAASADTAASGESPDIRVLREITGNPPISRTPQKNTGNPPPRLASSPGSYRKPVPASISFVPAAAGLLMASRIITDIASL